The sequence below is a genomic window from Aureispira sp. CCB-E.
CCACCTCAACCTGTTCCTGAACTGAAACGCAACTAAAATTTAAATTGCTATTTTTATAGCGAAACATAGGGTTAAAAAGAACAGTCTTTGGCTGTTCTTTTTATATTTTAGGGATGGAACAGTGAATTGTGAGTTGGCGTTCTAGTAGGATGCTAGTATGAAATGGTTGGTGTCTACTCAAAGCAGCGTATTTCGTATTGGGCACGTTTGAAAAAACAGACTGTTAATTAATCGAATGCCGAATGAAATGGCAAAGGAATACTATTAATTACCTTGACTTGACAATATAAAACGATATTCTATAGAATCTACCTATACATTTTTTAAATTTGAGAAATATAATAGTGAAGTTGTTTAAAAGATGAATTACAATTAATTTATTTTTTATTACTACTCGTAACAATCTGTTGGAATTATACTCATAGTGCTACCCTGCAAAGGTTTGGTATCTTATGCAGTTGTAATGTAGCTAAACGTTATTAGTGGTCTGCTCTACTAAATAAATGTACAGTCTAAAGATTTAAATTAGAGTATAAGGTTATGATATATAATAAAATAAAGTGCTTAACAGCCCTGTTAGTTGCATTAATTAGTAGTCAAGTATTAGGACAAGATAATCCCGTAGCATTAGGGGAGTGGCGCTCGCACTTGTCGTATGAGAGTATGGTGGCGTTGACAGAAAGTGACGATGCCGTATTTTATGCATCTACCCAAGCTATTCTAAAAGTTTACAAGGAAGACCAATCATTAGAGCACCTCAATAAGGTTTCTGGTTTGAGCGATATGCGGATAAAAACCATAGAGTATAATCGCTCTGAGAAGCTATTGGTAATTGCTTACACAAATGGAAATATTGACTTGTTATATGATAATGGTCAAGTTGTTAATCTATCTGCTATTATTACTAATAATAACATCATTGGAGATAAGTCGATTAACCAGATTTATTGTTCTGGAAAACAAATTTATTTTTCTTGTTCTTTCGGATTGGTAGTTTATGACTTAGATATAGAGGCGTTTAGCCAAACAACGTTTACGCCAGCTGATGTAAATGCTTGTACTCAATACGGAGACACTTTATTTATAGCGACAGATCAAGGAATTTACAAAGGAATAATGGATGGTCGAAACTTGTTGGATTTTGGAACATGGCAATTTCAAGGAAGTCATGTAAATCTTAATATTGCATCGTATTCTTCTAGAAATTTAATTACATTTAATGATAGAGTGTATGCCGCAGCAAAAGATACATTGTATCAATATTATAACGGAACATGGCATCATTTTGATGGCTTCGATCAGGCAGCAGGACAGGCTATTAGCTTTTGGAGACCAACAGGAACAGGAGATTTTGTTCCACACTATAATATGTCTTTAAATTATGCCCAAAATAAATTAATTATTACGACCAATACCCCTACTTATTATTTAATTGATGTGTCCAATACAATCGAAACAAAATCGTATGCTCGCTCTTGGCGAGTTAAAGATATAGTGATTGATCAAGACAATATTCATTGGGCTGCTGATGAAGCATATATGCACAGAGATTTTAAATACATTGAACCGAACTCACCACGAAGTAATTTGGTCGCTGACATGCACGTGGATGAAGAAGGAACACTTTGGGTAGCCTCTGCTCCATATAACTCTATTACGGCTTATTTTAGTAGAAATGGCTTTTATAGTTATAAAGATGGTGAATGGAAAGAATTTAGTACAAGAACGAATGTGCTAACAGATACTTTTTGGGATCCGATTCGAATTATTAGTAACCCTGTTAACAATAAAATATACGTAGGCTCTTTTATGAGTGGTGTGTTAGAAATGGATGCTAATGGAACTGTATCTGTATTTGATCAGTATAGTTCTGATGTCCCTCTAGAAGGTACGAATGGAGATAATGCTAGAACAAGAG
It includes:
- a CDS encoding two-component regulator propeller domain-containing protein, giving the protein MIYNKIKCLTALLVALISSQVLGQDNPVALGEWRSHLSYESMVALTESDDAVFYASTQAILKVYKEDQSLEHLNKVSGLSDMRIKTIEYNRSEKLLVIAYTNGNIDLLYDNGQVVNLSAIITNNNIIGDKSINQIYCSGKQIYFSCSFGLVVYDLDIEAFSQTTFTPADVNACTQYGDTLFIATDQGIYKGIMDGRNLLDFGTWQFQGSHVNLNIASYSSRNLITFNDRVYAAAKDTLYQYYNGTWHHFDGFDQAAGQAISFWRPTGTGDFVPHYNMSLNYAQNKLIITTNTPTYYLIDVSNTIETKSYARSWRVKDIVIDQDNIHWAADEAYMHRDFKYIEPNSPRSNLVADMHVDEEGTLWVASAPYNSITAYFSRNGFYSYKDGEWKEFSTRTNVLTDTFWDPIRIISNPVNNKIYVGSFMSGVLEMDANGTVSVFDQYSSDVPLEGTNGDNARTRVLGLAVDDDGNVWMTNSGTFDATLTVRKRDGSWKAFPSTYFSNQIQVEEVVIDRNGYKWVKHITGKITVFDSGDLDDDTDDRSIQLGDNNTVLPNNDVKCLVADKNGTIWVGTNAGITIFNCSSNVFDNDCGGNRPVITQDNFNGYLLEGETILDIVVDAANRKWVATTNGLFLLSADGYNQLAYFTKENSPLFDNEVNHLAIDGVTGTVYISSTVGIQSFRGEATTGQNRMKKENVVVFPHPVEPGYTGPIAISNLVDEANVKITDASGRLVYETTALGGQAIWNGTDYNGRRAQSGVYLVFVVNEEGTQKGVCKILFLN